In one Papio anubis isolate 15944 chromosome 11, Panubis1.0, whole genome shotgun sequence genomic region, the following are encoded:
- the PTPRE gene encoding receptor-type tyrosine-protein phosphatase epsilon isoform X11, translated as MVWEQKSATIVMLTNLKERKEEKCHQYWPDQGCWTYGNIRVCVEDCVVLVDYTIRKFCIQPQLPDGCKAPRLVSQLHFTSWPDFGVPFTPIGMLKFLKKVKTLNPVHAGPIVVHCSAGVGRTGTFIVIDAMMAMMHTEQKVDVFEFVSRIRNQRPQMVQTDMQYTFIYQALLEYYLYGDTELDVSSLEKHLQTVHGTTTHFDKIGLEEEFRKLTNVRIMKENMRTGNLPANMKKARVIQIIPYDFNRVILSMKRGQEYTDYINASFIDGYRQKDYFIATQGPLAHTVEDFWRMIWEWKSHTIVMLTEVQEREQDKCYQYWPTEGSVTHGEITIEIKNDTLSEAISIRDFLVTFNQPQARQEEQVRVVRQFHFHGWPEIGIPAEGKGMIDLIAAVQKQQQQTGNHPITVHCSAGAGRTGTFIALSNILERVKAEGLLDVFQAVKSLRLQRPHMVQTLEQYEFCYKVVQDFIDIFSDYANFK; from the exons ATGGTCTGGGAGCAAAAGTCTGCGACCATCGTCATGTTAACGaacttgaaagaaaggaaagag GAAAAGTGCCATCAGTACTGGCCCGACCAAGGCTGCTGGACCTATGGAAACATCCGGGTGTGCGTGGAGGACTGCGTGGTTTTGGTCGACTACACCATCCGGAAGTTCTGTATACAGCCA CAGCTCCCCGATGGCTGCAAAGCTCCCAGACTGGTCTCACAGCTGCACTTCACCAGCTGGCCCGACTTCGGAGTGCCTTTTACCCCCATTGGGATGCTGAAGTTCCTCAAGAAAGTAAAGACGCTCAACCCCGTGCACGCTGGACCCATCGTGGTCCACTGTAG CGCGGGCGTGGGCCGGACGGGCACCTTCATTGTGATCGATGCCATGATGGCCATGATGCACACGGAGCAGAAGGTGGATGTGTTTGAATTTGTGTCTCGAATCCGTAATCAGCGCCCTCAGATGGTTCAAACGGAT ATGCAGTACACGTTCATCTACCAAGCCTTACTCGAGTACTACCTCTATGGAGACACAGAGCTGGACGTGTCCTCCCTGGAGAAGCACCTGCAGACCGTGCATGGCACCACCACCCACTTCGACAAGATCGGGCTGGAGGAGGAGTTCAGG aaattgacaaatgtcCGGATCATGAAGGAGAACATGAGGACGGGCAACTTGCCGGCAAACATGAAGAAGGCCAGGGTCATCCAGATCATCCCGT ATGACTTCAACCGAGTGATCCTTTCCATGAAAAGGGGTCAAGAATACACAGACTACATCAACGCATCCTTCATAGAT GGCTACCGGCAGAAGGACTATTTCATCGCCACCCAGGGGCCACTGGCACACACGGTTGAGGACTTCTGGAGGATGATCTGGGAATGGAAATCCCACACGATCGTGATGCTGACGGAGgtgcaggagagagagcag GATAAATGCTACCAGTATTGGCCAACCGAGGGCTCAGTTACTCATGGAGAAATAACGATAGAGATAAAGAATGATACCCTTTCAGAAGCCATCAGTATACGAGACTTCCTGGTCACTTTCAATCAG CCCCAGGCCCGCCAGGAGGAGCAGGTCCGAGTGGTGCGCCAGTTTCACTTCCACGGCTGGCCTGAGATCGGGATTCCCGCCGAGGGCAAAGGCATGATCGACCTCATCGCAGCCgtgcagaagcagcagcagcagacgGGCAACCACCCCATCACCGTGCACTGCAG TGCCGGAGCTGGGCGAACAGGTACATTCATAGCTCTCAGCAACATTTTGGAGCGAGTAAAAGCCGAGGGACTTTTAGATGTATTTCAAGCTGTGAAGAGTTTACGACTTCAGAGACCACATATGGTGCAAACCCTG
- the PTPRE gene encoding receptor-type tyrosine-protein phosphatase epsilon isoform X8 — protein sequence MLLSRSPSGPKKYFPIPVEHLEEEIRIRSADDCKQFREEFNSLPSGHIQGTFELANKEENREKNRYPNILPNDHSRVILSQVDGTPCSDYINASYIDGYKEKNKFIAAQGPKQETVNDFWRMVWEQKSATIVMLTNLKERKEEKCHQYWPDQGCWTYGNIRVCVEDCVVLVDYTIRKFCIQPQLPDGCKAPRLVSQLHFTSWPDFGVPFTPIGMLKFLKKVKTLNPVHAGPIVVHCSAGVGRTGTFIVIDAMMAMMHTEQKVDVFEFVSRIRNQRPQMVQTDMQYTFIYQALLEYYLYGDTELDVSSLEKHLQTVHGTTTHFDKIGLEEEFRKLTNVRIMKENMRTGNLPANMKKARVIQIIPYDFNRVILSMKRGQEYTDYINASFIDGYRQKDYFIATQGPLAHTVEDFWRMIWEWKSHTIVMLTEVQEREQDKCYQYWPTEGSVTHGEITIEIKNDTLSEAISIRDFLVTFNQPQARQEEQVRVVRQFHFHGWPEIGIPAEGKGMIDLIAAVQKQQQQTGNHPITVHCSAGAGRTGTFIALSNILERVKAEGLLDVFQAVKSLRLQRPHMVQTLEQYEFCYKVVQDFIDIFSDYANFK from the exons ATGCTGCTCAGCAGGTCGCCCTCAGGGCCCAAGAAGTACTTTCCCATCCCTGTGGAGCACCTGGAGGAGGAGATCCGTATCAGATCCGCCGACGACTGCAAGCAGTTTCGGGAGGAGTTCAAC TCATTGCCATCTGGACACATACAAGGAACTTTTGAACTggcaaataaagaagaaaacagagaaaaaaacagatatcCCAACATCCTTCCca ATGACCATTCTAGGGTGATTCTGAGCCAAGTGGATGGAACTCCCTGTTCGGACTACATCAATGCTTCCTACATAGAT GGTTacaaagagaagaataaattCATAGCAGCTCAAG GCCCCAAACAGGAAACGGTTAATGACTTCTGGAGAATGGTCTGGGAGCAAAAGTCTGCGACCATCGTCATGTTAACGaacttgaaagaaaggaaagag GAAAAGTGCCATCAGTACTGGCCCGACCAAGGCTGCTGGACCTATGGAAACATCCGGGTGTGCGTGGAGGACTGCGTGGTTTTGGTCGACTACACCATCCGGAAGTTCTGTATACAGCCA CAGCTCCCCGATGGCTGCAAAGCTCCCAGACTGGTCTCACAGCTGCACTTCACCAGCTGGCCCGACTTCGGAGTGCCTTTTACCCCCATTGGGATGCTGAAGTTCCTCAAGAAAGTAAAGACGCTCAACCCCGTGCACGCTGGACCCATCGTGGTCCACTGTAG CGCGGGCGTGGGCCGGACGGGCACCTTCATTGTGATCGATGCCATGATGGCCATGATGCACACGGAGCAGAAGGTGGATGTGTTTGAATTTGTGTCTCGAATCCGTAATCAGCGCCCTCAGATGGTTCAAACGGAT ATGCAGTACACGTTCATCTACCAAGCCTTACTCGAGTACTACCTCTATGGAGACACAGAGCTGGACGTGTCCTCCCTGGAGAAGCACCTGCAGACCGTGCATGGCACCACCACCCACTTCGACAAGATCGGGCTGGAGGAGGAGTTCAGG aaattgacaaatgtcCGGATCATGAAGGAGAACATGAGGACGGGCAACTTGCCGGCAAACATGAAGAAGGCCAGGGTCATCCAGATCATCCCGT ATGACTTCAACCGAGTGATCCTTTCCATGAAAAGGGGTCAAGAATACACAGACTACATCAACGCATCCTTCATAGAT GGCTACCGGCAGAAGGACTATTTCATCGCCACCCAGGGGCCACTGGCACACACGGTTGAGGACTTCTGGAGGATGATCTGGGAATGGAAATCCCACACGATCGTGATGCTGACGGAGgtgcaggagagagagcag GATAAATGCTACCAGTATTGGCCAACCGAGGGCTCAGTTACTCATGGAGAAATAACGATAGAGATAAAGAATGATACCCTTTCAGAAGCCATCAGTATACGAGACTTCCTGGTCACTTTCAATCAG CCCCAGGCCCGCCAGGAGGAGCAGGTCCGAGTGGTGCGCCAGTTTCACTTCCACGGCTGGCCTGAGATCGGGATTCCCGCCGAGGGCAAAGGCATGATCGACCTCATCGCAGCCgtgcagaagcagcagcagcagacgGGCAACCACCCCATCACCGTGCACTGCAG TGCCGGAGCTGGGCGAACAGGTACATTCATAGCTCTCAGCAACATTTTGGAGCGAGTAAAAGCCGAGGGACTTTTAGATGTATTTCAAGCTGTGAAGAGTTTACGACTTCAGAGACCACATATGGTGCAAACCCTG
- the PTPRE gene encoding receptor-type tyrosine-protein phosphatase epsilon isoform X5 has translation MSNRSSFSRLTWFRKQRKAVVSASDKKMPNGILEEQEQQRVMLLSRSPSGPKKYFPIPVEHLEEEIRIRSADDCKQFREEFNSLPSGHIQGTFELANKEENREKNRYPNILPNDHSRVILSQVDGTPCSDYINASYIDGYKEKNKFIAAQGPKQETVNDFWRMVWEQKSATIVMLTNLKERKEEKCHQYWPDQGCWTYGNIRVCVEDCVVLVDYTIRKFCIQPQLPDGCKAPRLVSQLHFTSWPDFGVPFTPIGMLKFLKKVKTLNPVHAGPIVVHCSAGVGRTGTFIVIDAMMAMMHTEQKVDVFEFVSRIRNQRPQMVQTDMQYTFIYQALLEYYLYGDTELDVSSLEKHLQTVHGTTTHFDKIGLEEEFRKLTNVRIMKENMRTGNLPANMKKARVIQIIPYDFNRVILSMKRGQEYTDYINASFIDGYRQKDYFIATQGPLAHTVEDFWRMIWEWKSHTIVMLTEVQEREQDKCYQYWPTEGSVTHGEITIEIKNDTLSEAISIRDFLVTFNQPQARQEEQVRVVRQFHFHGWPEIGIPAEGKGMIDLIAAVQKQQQQTGNHPITVHCSAGAGRTGTFIALSNILERVKAEGLLDVFQAVKSLRLQRPHMVQTLEQYEFCYKVVQDFIDIFSDYANFK, from the exons ATGAGCAACAGGAGTAGCTTTTCGCGGCTCACCTG GTTCAGGAAGCAGAGGAAAGCTGTGGTCAGTGCCAGCGACAAGAAGATGCCCAACGGAATCTTGGAGGAGCAAG AGCAGCAAAGGGTGATGCTGCTCAGCAGGTCGCCCTCAGGGCCCAAGAAGTACTTTCCCATCCCTGTGGAGCACCTGGAGGAGGAGATCCGTATCAGATCCGCCGACGACTGCAAGCAGTTTCGGGAGGAGTTCAAC TCATTGCCATCTGGACACATACAAGGAACTTTTGAACTggcaaataaagaagaaaacagagaaaaaaacagatatcCCAACATCCTTCCca ATGACCATTCTAGGGTGATTCTGAGCCAAGTGGATGGAACTCCCTGTTCGGACTACATCAATGCTTCCTACATAGAT GGTTacaaagagaagaataaattCATAGCAGCTCAAG GCCCCAAACAGGAAACGGTTAATGACTTCTGGAGAATGGTCTGGGAGCAAAAGTCTGCGACCATCGTCATGTTAACGaacttgaaagaaaggaaagag GAAAAGTGCCATCAGTACTGGCCCGACCAAGGCTGCTGGACCTATGGAAACATCCGGGTGTGCGTGGAGGACTGCGTGGTTTTGGTCGACTACACCATCCGGAAGTTCTGTATACAGCCA CAGCTCCCCGATGGCTGCAAAGCTCCCAGACTGGTCTCACAGCTGCACTTCACCAGCTGGCCCGACTTCGGAGTGCCTTTTACCCCCATTGGGATGCTGAAGTTCCTCAAGAAAGTAAAGACGCTCAACCCCGTGCACGCTGGACCCATCGTGGTCCACTGTAG CGCGGGCGTGGGCCGGACGGGCACCTTCATTGTGATCGATGCCATGATGGCCATGATGCACACGGAGCAGAAGGTGGATGTGTTTGAATTTGTGTCTCGAATCCGTAATCAGCGCCCTCAGATGGTTCAAACGGAT ATGCAGTACACGTTCATCTACCAAGCCTTACTCGAGTACTACCTCTATGGAGACACAGAGCTGGACGTGTCCTCCCTGGAGAAGCACCTGCAGACCGTGCATGGCACCACCACCCACTTCGACAAGATCGGGCTGGAGGAGGAGTTCAGG aaattgacaaatgtcCGGATCATGAAGGAGAACATGAGGACGGGCAACTTGCCGGCAAACATGAAGAAGGCCAGGGTCATCCAGATCATCCCGT ATGACTTCAACCGAGTGATCCTTTCCATGAAAAGGGGTCAAGAATACACAGACTACATCAACGCATCCTTCATAGAT GGCTACCGGCAGAAGGACTATTTCATCGCCACCCAGGGGCCACTGGCACACACGGTTGAGGACTTCTGGAGGATGATCTGGGAATGGAAATCCCACACGATCGTGATGCTGACGGAGgtgcaggagagagagcag GATAAATGCTACCAGTATTGGCCAACCGAGGGCTCAGTTACTCATGGAGAAATAACGATAGAGATAAAGAATGATACCCTTTCAGAAGCCATCAGTATACGAGACTTCCTGGTCACTTTCAATCAG CCCCAGGCCCGCCAGGAGGAGCAGGTCCGAGTGGTGCGCCAGTTTCACTTCCACGGCTGGCCTGAGATCGGGATTCCCGCCGAGGGCAAAGGCATGATCGACCTCATCGCAGCCgtgcagaagcagcagcagcagacgGGCAACCACCCCATCACCGTGCACTGCAG TGCCGGAGCTGGGCGAACAGGTACATTCATAGCTCTCAGCAACATTTTGGAGCGAGTAAAAGCCGAGGGACTTTTAGATGTATTTCAAGCTGTGAAGAGTTTACGACTTCAGAGACCACATATGGTGCAAACCCTG
- the PTPRE gene encoding receptor-type tyrosine-protein phosphatase epsilon isoform X4: protein MEPLCPLLLVGFSLPLARALRGNETTVDSNETTTTSGPPDPGASQPLLAWLLLPLLLLLLVLLLAAYFFRFRKQRKAVVSASDKKMPNGILEEQEQQRVMLLSRSPSGPKKYFPIPVEHLEEEIRIRSADDCKQFREEFNSLPSGHIQGTFELANKEENREKNRYPNILPNDHSRVILSQVDGTPCSDYINASYIDGYKEKNKFIAAQGPKQETVNDFWRMVWEQKSATIVMLTNLKERKEEKCHQYWPDQGCWTYGNIRVCVEDCVVLVDYTIRKFCIQPQLPDGCKAPRLVSQLHFTSWPDFGVPFTPIGMLKFLKKVKTLNPVHAGPIVVHCSAGVGRTGTFIVIDAMMAMMHTEQKVDVFEFVSRIRNQRPQMVQTDMQYTFIYQALLEYYLYGDTELDVSSLEKHLQTVHGTTTHFDKIGLEEEFRKLTNVRIMKENMRTGNLPANMKKARVIQIIPYDFNRVILSMKRGQEYTDYINASFIDGYRQKDYFIATQGPLAHTVEDFWRMIWEWKSHTIVMLTEVQEREQDKCYQYWPTEGSVTHGEITIEIKNDTLSEAISIRDFLVTFNQVPSQSHPIVPISTGSLVLLTLSPWRRMRTRGQPWVG from the exons GCCCTCCAGACCCAGGCGCCTCCCAGCCACTGCTGGCCTGGCTGCtactgccgctgctgctgctcctcctcgTGCTCCTTCTCGCCGCCTACTTCTTCAG GTTCAGGAAGCAGAGGAAAGCTGTGGTCAGTGCCAGCGACAAGAAGATGCCCAACGGAATCTTGGAGGAGCAAG AGCAGCAAAGGGTGATGCTGCTCAGCAGGTCGCCCTCAGGGCCCAAGAAGTACTTTCCCATCCCTGTGGAGCACCTGGAGGAGGAGATCCGTATCAGATCCGCCGACGACTGCAAGCAGTTTCGGGAGGAGTTCAAC TCATTGCCATCTGGACACATACAAGGAACTTTTGAACTggcaaataaagaagaaaacagagaaaaaaacagatatcCCAACATCCTTCCca ATGACCATTCTAGGGTGATTCTGAGCCAAGTGGATGGAACTCCCTGTTCGGACTACATCAATGCTTCCTACATAGAT GGTTacaaagagaagaataaattCATAGCAGCTCAAG GCCCCAAACAGGAAACGGTTAATGACTTCTGGAGAATGGTCTGGGAGCAAAAGTCTGCGACCATCGTCATGTTAACGaacttgaaagaaaggaaagag GAAAAGTGCCATCAGTACTGGCCCGACCAAGGCTGCTGGACCTATGGAAACATCCGGGTGTGCGTGGAGGACTGCGTGGTTTTGGTCGACTACACCATCCGGAAGTTCTGTATACAGCCA CAGCTCCCCGATGGCTGCAAAGCTCCCAGACTGGTCTCACAGCTGCACTTCACCAGCTGGCCCGACTTCGGAGTGCCTTTTACCCCCATTGGGATGCTGAAGTTCCTCAAGAAAGTAAAGACGCTCAACCCCGTGCACGCTGGACCCATCGTGGTCCACTGTAG CGCGGGCGTGGGCCGGACGGGCACCTTCATTGTGATCGATGCCATGATGGCCATGATGCACACGGAGCAGAAGGTGGATGTGTTTGAATTTGTGTCTCGAATCCGTAATCAGCGCCCTCAGATGGTTCAAACGGAT ATGCAGTACACGTTCATCTACCAAGCCTTACTCGAGTACTACCTCTATGGAGACACAGAGCTGGACGTGTCCTCCCTGGAGAAGCACCTGCAGACCGTGCATGGCACCACCACCCACTTCGACAAGATCGGGCTGGAGGAGGAGTTCAGG aaattgacaaatgtcCGGATCATGAAGGAGAACATGAGGACGGGCAACTTGCCGGCAAACATGAAGAAGGCCAGGGTCATCCAGATCATCCCGT ATGACTTCAACCGAGTGATCCTTTCCATGAAAAGGGGTCAAGAATACACAGACTACATCAACGCATCCTTCATAGAT GGCTACCGGCAGAAGGACTATTTCATCGCCACCCAGGGGCCACTGGCACACACGGTTGAGGACTTCTGGAGGATGATCTGGGAATGGAAATCCCACACGATCGTGATGCTGACGGAGgtgcaggagagagagcag GATAAATGCTACCAGTATTGGCCAACCGAGGGCTCAGTTACTCATGGAGAAATAACGATAGAGATAAAGAATGATACCCTTTCAGAAGCCATCAGTATACGAGACTTCCTGGTCACTTTCAATCAG GTGCCTTCTCAGAGCCACCCAATTGTCCCCATTTCCACTGGGTCCTTGGTTCTGCTCACCCTCTCTCCTTGGCGAAGAATGAGGACTCGGGGTCAGCCATGGGTAGGATGA
- the PTPRE gene encoding receptor-type tyrosine-protein phosphatase epsilon isoform X2, protein MEPLCPLLLVGFSLPLARALRGNETTVDSNETTTTSGPPDPGASQPLLAWLLLPLLLLLLVLLLAAYFFRFRKQRKAVVSASDKKMPNGILEEQEQQRVMLLSRSPSGPKKYFPIPVEHLEEEIRIRSADDCKQFREEFNSLPSGHIQGTFELANKEENREKNRYPNILPNDHSRVILSQVDGTPCSDYINASYIDGYKEKNKFIAAQGPKQETVNDFWRMVWEQKSATIVMLTNLKERKEEKCHQYWPDQGCWTYGNIRVCVEDCVVLVDYTIRKFCIQPLPDGCKAPRLVSQLHFTSWPDFGVPFTPIGMLKFLKKVKTLNPVHAGPIVVHCSAGVGRTGTFIVIDAMMAMMHTEQKVDVFEFVSRIRNQRPQMVQTDMQYTFIYQALLEYYLYGDTELDVSSLEKHLQTVHGTTTHFDKIGLEEEFRKLTNVRIMKENMRTGNLPANMKKARVIQIIPYDFNRVILSMKRGQEYTDYINASFIDGYRQKDYFIATQGPLAHTVEDFWRMIWEWKSHTIVMLTEVQEREQDKCYQYWPTEGSVTHGEITIEIKNDTLSEAISIRDFLVTFNQPQARQEEQVRVVRQFHFHGWPEIGIPAEGKGMIDLIAAVQKQQQQTGNHPITVHCSAGAGRTGTFIALSNILERVKAEGLLDVFQAVKSLRLQRPHMVQTLEQYEFCYKVVQDFIDIFSDYANFK, encoded by the exons GCCCTCCAGACCCAGGCGCCTCCCAGCCACTGCTGGCCTGGCTGCtactgccgctgctgctgctcctcctcgTGCTCCTTCTCGCCGCCTACTTCTTCAG GTTCAGGAAGCAGAGGAAAGCTGTGGTCAGTGCCAGCGACAAGAAGATGCCCAACGGAATCTTGGAGGAGCAAG AGCAGCAAAGGGTGATGCTGCTCAGCAGGTCGCCCTCAGGGCCCAAGAAGTACTTTCCCATCCCTGTGGAGCACCTGGAGGAGGAGATCCGTATCAGATCCGCCGACGACTGCAAGCAGTTTCGGGAGGAGTTCAAC TCATTGCCATCTGGACACATACAAGGAACTTTTGAACTggcaaataaagaagaaaacagagaaaaaaacagatatcCCAACATCCTTCCca ATGACCATTCTAGGGTGATTCTGAGCCAAGTGGATGGAACTCCCTGTTCGGACTACATCAATGCTTCCTACATAGAT GGTTacaaagagaagaataaattCATAGCAGCTCAAG GCCCCAAACAGGAAACGGTTAATGACTTCTGGAGAATGGTCTGGGAGCAAAAGTCTGCGACCATCGTCATGTTAACGaacttgaaagaaaggaaagag GAAAAGTGCCATCAGTACTGGCCCGACCAAGGCTGCTGGACCTATGGAAACATCCGGGTGTGCGTGGAGGACTGCGTGGTTTTGGTCGACTACACCATCCGGAAGTTCTGTATACAGCCA CTCCCCGATGGCTGCAAAGCTCCCAGACTGGTCTCACAGCTGCACTTCACCAGCTGGCCCGACTTCGGAGTGCCTTTTACCCCCATTGGGATGCTGAAGTTCCTCAAGAAAGTAAAGACGCTCAACCCCGTGCACGCTGGACCCATCGTGGTCCACTGTAG CGCGGGCGTGGGCCGGACGGGCACCTTCATTGTGATCGATGCCATGATGGCCATGATGCACACGGAGCAGAAGGTGGATGTGTTTGAATTTGTGTCTCGAATCCGTAATCAGCGCCCTCAGATGGTTCAAACGGAT ATGCAGTACACGTTCATCTACCAAGCCTTACTCGAGTACTACCTCTATGGAGACACAGAGCTGGACGTGTCCTCCCTGGAGAAGCACCTGCAGACCGTGCATGGCACCACCACCCACTTCGACAAGATCGGGCTGGAGGAGGAGTTCAGG aaattgacaaatgtcCGGATCATGAAGGAGAACATGAGGACGGGCAACTTGCCGGCAAACATGAAGAAGGCCAGGGTCATCCAGATCATCCCGT ATGACTTCAACCGAGTGATCCTTTCCATGAAAAGGGGTCAAGAATACACAGACTACATCAACGCATCCTTCATAGAT GGCTACCGGCAGAAGGACTATTTCATCGCCACCCAGGGGCCACTGGCACACACGGTTGAGGACTTCTGGAGGATGATCTGGGAATGGAAATCCCACACGATCGTGATGCTGACGGAGgtgcaggagagagagcag GATAAATGCTACCAGTATTGGCCAACCGAGGGCTCAGTTACTCATGGAGAAATAACGATAGAGATAAAGAATGATACCCTTTCAGAAGCCATCAGTATACGAGACTTCCTGGTCACTTTCAATCAG CCCCAGGCCCGCCAGGAGGAGCAGGTCCGAGTGGTGCGCCAGTTTCACTTCCACGGCTGGCCTGAGATCGGGATTCCCGCCGAGGGCAAAGGCATGATCGACCTCATCGCAGCCgtgcagaagcagcagcagcagacgGGCAACCACCCCATCACCGTGCACTGCAG TGCCGGAGCTGGGCGAACAGGTACATTCATAGCTCTCAGCAACATTTTGGAGCGAGTAAAAGCCGAGGGACTTTTAGATGTATTTCAAGCTGTGAAGAGTTTACGACTTCAGAGACCACATATGGTGCAAACCCTG